A section of the Pseudomonas lini genome encodes:
- a CDS encoding YegP family protein, whose translation MYFEIYRQTRGIAQTGKGQWRWRLRAGNHETIASGEAYLNKSDCVHAISLIKGTHDQTPVKEI comes from the coding sequence ATGTATTTTGAGATTTACAGGCAAACCCGTGGTATCGCACAAACTGGCAAGGGCCAATGGCGCTGGCGTTTGCGGGCGGGGAATCATGAAACGATTGCCAGTGGGGAGGCTTACCTCAACAAGTCTGATTGCGTGCACGCCATCAGTTTGATCAAAGGGACTCATGATCAGACCCCGGTCAAGGAGATATAA
- a CDS encoding LysR family transcriptional regulator, producing the protein MNRNELRKADINLMVVFETLMLERNVTRVAEKLFLGQPTISAALNRLRTMFNDPLFIRVGHRMEPTARAEEIIQHLSPALDSLSVALSLTHDFDPLSSTMTFRIGLSDDVEFGLLPPLLRALRQEAPKVVFVVQHVDYWRIPDLLASGDITVGISQTRGLPANAKRKLLRHIQPSILRADASDTPLTLDEYCSRPHVLVSHTANVSGYADEWLAEIGRTRQVVLSVPQYSSLPALLAGTDLIASLPDYTAEAMAASGQLFKEPFPFKTPTLDLSMVWLSHVDNDPAERWLRSRLEAFMSERPILPLSQ; encoded by the coding sequence ATGAATCGCAACGAACTGCGCAAGGCCGACATCAACCTGATGGTGGTGTTCGAGACGTTGATGCTCGAACGCAACGTCACGCGGGTGGCGGAGAAGCTGTTCCTCGGTCAGCCGACCATCAGTGCGGCGTTGAATCGTTTGCGGACGATGTTCAATGATCCGCTGTTTATTCGGGTTGGCCACCGTATGGAGCCGACGGCGCGGGCCGAGGAAATTATTCAGCACTTGTCACCGGCGCTGGATTCGCTGTCGGTGGCCTTGAGCCTGACCCACGATTTCGATCCACTCAGCAGTACCATGACTTTTCGCATCGGGCTGTCGGACGATGTCGAGTTCGGCCTGTTGCCGCCGCTGCTGCGGGCTTTGCGCCAGGAAGCGCCGAAGGTGGTGTTCGTGGTCCAGCATGTCGACTACTGGCGCATTCCTGACCTGCTGGCCTCTGGTGATATCACCGTTGGTATCAGCCAGACCCGCGGCCTGCCGGCCAACGCCAAGCGCAAATTGCTGCGACACATCCAGCCCAGTATTTTGCGTGCAGATGCATCAGATACACCGCTGACCCTCGATGAATATTGTTCGCGGCCGCATGTGTTGGTATCTCACACCGCCAATGTCAGTGGCTATGCCGATGAGTGGCTGGCAGAGATCGGTCGTACGCGCCAGGTAGTGTTGTCTGTCCCGCAATACAGCTCGTTGCCAGCCTTGCTCGCCGGCACCGATCTGATCGCCAGCCTGCCCGATTACACGGCCGAAGCGATGGCCGCGTCCGGTCAGTTGTTCAAGGAGCCGTTTCCGTTCAAGACGCCAACTCTGGACCTTTCCATGGTCTGGCTCAGTCATGTCGATAACGATCCGGCCGAACGCTGGCTGCGCTCGAGACTGGAGGCGTTCATGAGTGAGCGTCCGATTCTTCCGCTGTCCCAGTGA
- a CDS encoding 5-carboxymethyl-2-hydroxymuconate Delta-isomerase: protein MPHLHMEYTANLPELNADVALMRLNNALMASGQFAAEFDIKSRAVKVESFKVGTALGERAFVHIKLALLSGRSAEIKKQLSQSLLAVLQDLCEWPANVEVQLCAEILDIDRESYTKTAIGL from the coding sequence ATGCCTCACCTGCACATGGAATACACCGCCAACTTGCCCGAACTGAATGCCGACGTGGCGTTAATGCGACTCAACAATGCGTTGATGGCTTCCGGTCAGTTTGCGGCCGAGTTCGATATCAAAAGTCGTGCAGTGAAGGTCGAAAGCTTCAAGGTTGGCACCGCACTGGGCGAGCGGGCTTTTGTGCATATCAAGCTGGCACTGTTGAGCGGGCGTTCGGCGGAGATCAAGAAGCAGTTGTCGCAAAGCCTGTTGGCAGTGTTGCAGGACTTGTGCGAATGGCCGGCCAACGTAGAAGTGCAGTTGTGTGCGGAAATTCTGGATATTGATCGTGAGTCCTACACCAAGACTGCCATTGGCCTCTGA
- a CDS encoding LysR family transcriptional regulator: MLNSNLLRKLDMQDLMVFVAVYEQSSVTAVSETLGVSQSTVSYSLKKLRTGFEDDLFINTRSGMRPTYKATTIHEHVLKILEGINFCHSGAQAFDPTLKAVTFNICVSEYFELLVLPRLLRNFDFANLPVIVNVQKLDTALPVDELREGSLDLVICFGSDSQHSHTGFKSRRLVEDELVYVFDKRATPPQLRPSLRSFMEHRHVLPPHRTFDTHRVDHKRQLIERSNSYRAALKMITGTDLILTLPRRIQTLLANEAVFSHCEAPNGLPALTLDMQWSEASDQNSANTWLREQVIKACGEQGLL; this comes from the coding sequence ATGCTTAACAGCAATTTACTTAGAAAGCTCGATATGCAGGACCTCATGGTGTTCGTCGCCGTGTATGAACAAAGCAGCGTCACCGCCGTCTCCGAAACCCTCGGGGTCAGCCAGTCCACCGTCAGCTATTCGCTGAAAAAGCTGCGCACCGGCTTCGAAGATGATTTGTTCATCAACACCCGATCAGGAATGCGTCCAACCTACAAAGCCACCACCATACACGAGCATGTGCTGAAGATTCTGGAAGGCATCAACTTCTGCCATTCCGGAGCTCAAGCCTTTGATCCGACTCTAAAAGCAGTCACCTTCAACATTTGCGTATCGGAATACTTCGAACTGCTGGTATTGCCGCGGCTGTTGAGGAACTTCGACTTCGCCAACCTGCCAGTGATCGTCAATGTGCAAAAACTCGATACCGCCCTGCCCGTCGATGAACTGCGCGAGGGCAGCCTCGATCTGGTGATCTGCTTCGGTTCCGATTCTCAACACAGCCACACTGGCTTCAAATCCCGCAGGCTGGTTGAAGACGAGCTGGTTTACGTCTTCGATAAACGCGCAACACCGCCGCAATTGCGCCCAAGTTTGCGATCGTTCATGGAACATCGTCACGTGCTCCCTCCGCACAGGACTTTCGACACCCATAGAGTCGATCACAAACGACAGCTTATCGAGCGATCCAACAGCTACAGAGCAGCCCTCAAGATGATCACCGGCACCGACCTCATCCTGACGCTACCGCGGCGCATTCAAACGCTGCTGGCCAATGAGGCGGTATTCAGTCATTGCGAAGCACCGAATGGCTTGCCAGCACTTACTCTCGACATGCAATGGAGCGAAGCCAGCGATCAGAACAGCGCCAATACCTGGCTTCGCGAGCAAGTGATCAAAGCCTGTGGGGAACAAGGTTTGCTCTGA
- a CDS encoding LysR substrate-binding domain-containing protein: MLNSNLLRKLDMQDLMVFVAVYEQRSVTEVSETLCVSQSTVSYCLKKLRTSFDDELFINTRNGMWPTHKAATMYSHVLKILKSINICHSGFHSFDPAQKEITFNICAPEYFELLILPNLLKRFIGSSFPVIVNIQKFHRDIPNEELMDGRFDLVICFGPNFHHGAKNLKSQVLLEDDLVCVVDKNFAPPEGEFSLDTFVARQHIFPTPWTSDTNMVDGWLSKWDYTRQIVARANSYVAALNMIPGTDFVLTLPRRIQMLISNEARFSHCKPPTGLPNFTLDMLWSEKPGQDSANNWFREQIVSVCAQDGFL; the protein is encoded by the coding sequence ATGCTTAATAGCAATCTGCTAAGAAAACTGGATATGCAGGATCTTATGGTTTTCGTGGCTGTGTATGAACAAAGAAGCGTCACCGAGGTCTCCGAAACCCTTTGCGTCAGCCAGTCCACGGTGAGTTACTGCCTGAAAAAGCTGCGCACGAGTTTCGACGACGAGCTCTTCATCAATACCCGCAATGGCATGTGGCCAACACACAAGGCCGCCACGATGTACAGCCATGTTCTCAAAATCCTGAAATCCATAAACATATGCCATTCCGGATTCCACTCATTCGACCCAGCGCAAAAAGAGATCACCTTTAACATTTGCGCCCCTGAATATTTTGAACTTCTGATACTGCCAAACTTATTAAAACGTTTTATCGGCAGTAGCTTTCCGGTCATTGTAAACATCCAGAAATTCCACAGAGATATTCCTAATGAAGAACTTATGGATGGCCGCTTCGATCTGGTTATTTGTTTCGGCCCCAACTTTCATCACGGCGCTAAAAACCTGAAATCACAAGTACTGCTGGAAGATGACCTGGTCTGCGTCGTCGATAAAAACTTCGCGCCTCCAGAGGGCGAGTTCAGCCTGGACACCTTTGTCGCACGCCAGCATATCTTCCCGACACCATGGACTTCAGACACCAATATGGTGGATGGCTGGCTCAGCAAATGGGACTACACCCGCCAAATTGTGGCACGGGCCAATAGTTACGTTGCGGCACTCAACATGATCCCCGGGACCGATTTCGTTCTCACTCTGCCTCGGCGCATCCAGATGCTGATCAGTAATGAAGCCAGATTCAGCCACTGCAAACCGCCGACGGGTTTACCGAACTTCACGCTGGACATGTTATGGAGCGAGAAACCAGGTCAAGACAGCGCCAATAACTGGTTTCGCGAACAAATTGTCAGCGTGTGTGCACAAGACGGCTTTCTGTAA
- a CDS encoding thermostable hemolysin produces MLVRVTESQTPLWMQATEVVKEKFRSSYKASVEPSPQYFAVTQDSEERILSCAGITFADDRTLFSEQYLSQPIETILSQRFEKMIDRSVIAEIGSLISHHLTAGMIMVNMVPLLSWCMGAQYLLCTVTPRVRKMMESCQIDFEPLLTADPQRLADDGGKNWGTYYSKLPVTGFIRVDPKRSRFAAMTLGTLFTQLPSNLPARAQS; encoded by the coding sequence GTGTTGGTACGCGTCACGGAAAGTCAAACGCCGTTATGGATGCAGGCGACTGAAGTTGTGAAAGAAAAGTTTCGCAGCTCTTATAAGGCATCCGTAGAACCGAGCCCGCAGTATTTTGCGGTCACCCAGGACAGTGAGGAACGGATTCTTTCTTGCGCCGGTATAACTTTTGCGGATGACCGCACACTGTTCTCGGAGCAATACCTGTCGCAACCGATAGAAACGATTCTGTCCCAGCGTTTTGAAAAGATGATTGATCGGTCAGTTATTGCTGAGATAGGCAGTTTGATTTCTCATCATCTGACGGCCGGAATGATCATGGTCAACATGGTTCCGCTGTTGTCCTGGTGCATGGGGGCTCAATATTTGCTCTGCACCGTTACACCCCGGGTCCGGAAAATGATGGAAAGCTGCCAGATCGATTTCGAACCACTACTCACGGCGGACCCTCAGCGTCTGGCCGACGATGGTGGCAAGAACTGGGGTACCTACTACTCGAAATTACCCGTCACCGGTTTTATCCGTGTGGACCCGAAACGTTCGCGATTCGCCGCTATGACCCTCGGTACTTTGTTCACTCAGTTGCCGAGCAATTTGCCGGCGAGGGCGCAGTCATGA
- a CDS encoding AMP-binding protein, whose product MSGRFIADLRLALQVNRQKVCAIDCAPSGLEHAAVMTYGELESRALNLAAELQRRFSTAAHGDHVVLGIATRNSSDWLIADLACLFAGITALPLPLAFSQSQAEHLAERCDGFLVDAAGERTLAERWMLDFPDSRLRRIGEPALEQPLLREPDGDSAWICKIIHTSGTTSRPKGVRLSTAAVGAVLASLRQWMPVDAHRSYLSLVPLSLLLEQVTAAYLPLLAGGIVHFLPEGEALLGEPGTSPQRLIEWILRVEPTALTVPPVMLNRFHELLTEGGAQGERLSRYLHSGVHITCGGAAVSIDILHALAEDGIPVFQGYGLSENASVVSMNTVQHQRLGSVGRPLPHVQVRIGADQTIEVKSSSLFSGYSGKDPSACSMSDDGWMDTGDLGELDADGFLYVRGRKKNVICLPNGRNVSPEQVELEYREYPGVRDAAVFFDEAHGLVALLCVESAPDRDELASWSARRFSDIERPSRLWLLTKDDPLLEQLYTVTGRPKRADIATVFANLQGNASDEHTCLSL is encoded by the coding sequence ATGAGCGGTCGTTTCATTGCCGATTTGCGGCTTGCGTTGCAGGTCAATCGCCAGAAGGTCTGTGCTATCGATTGTGCTCCGAGCGGCCTGGAACACGCCGCTGTCATGACCTATGGTGAGCTGGAGTCCCGGGCGCTGAATCTGGCGGCAGAACTGCAGCGACGTTTCTCCACGGCGGCTCACGGCGACCACGTTGTACTGGGAATTGCGACGCGTAACAGCAGTGACTGGCTGATTGCCGATCTGGCTTGCCTGTTTGCCGGAATTACCGCACTGCCTTTGCCGCTGGCATTCAGTCAGTCCCAGGCCGAGCACCTTGCCGAGCGTTGTGACGGATTTCTGGTGGATGCCGCGGGCGAGCGGACGCTGGCTGAACGGTGGATGCTGGACTTTCCCGACAGCCGCCTCAGACGTATCGGCGAACCTGCCCTGGAGCAGCCGTTGTTGCGAGAGCCGGACGGCGATAGCGCCTGGATCTGCAAAATCATTCATACCTCTGGGACTACCAGCCGACCCAAGGGCGTGCGCCTGAGCACGGCGGCGGTGGGGGCGGTGTTGGCTTCACTGCGCCAGTGGATGCCGGTCGATGCCCATCGCAGCTACCTGTCACTGGTGCCATTGAGCCTGCTGCTGGAGCAAGTGACTGCCGCGTATTTACCGCTGCTGGCCGGTGGGATCGTACATTTTCTGCCTGAAGGCGAGGCGCTGCTGGGGGAGCCGGGAACGTCACCGCAGCGTTTGATCGAATGGATTCTGCGGGTCGAACCGACGGCCTTGACGGTACCACCGGTGATGCTCAATCGCTTTCACGAACTCTTGACCGAAGGTGGAGCGCAGGGTGAGCGCCTGTCTCGTTACCTGCATTCGGGGGTGCATATCACTTGCGGCGGCGCGGCCGTCAGCATCGATATCCTGCATGCCCTCGCCGAGGACGGTATCCCGGTGTTCCAGGGTTACGGGCTCTCCGAGAACGCCTCGGTCGTCAGTATGAATACCGTGCAGCACCAACGTCTGGGCAGTGTGGGCAGGCCGTTGCCGCATGTTCAGGTGCGCATCGGCGCTGACCAGACCATTGAGGTCAAGAGCAGTTCGTTGTTCAGCGGCTACTCGGGCAAAGACCCGAGCGCCTGTTCGATGTCCGACGATGGCTGGATGGACACCGGGGATCTGGGGGAGCTGGATGCTGATGGCTTTCTCTATGTTCGCGGTCGCAAGAAAAATGTGATCTGCCTGCCCAATGGCCGCAACGTCAGCCCGGAGCAGGTCGAGTTGGAGTACCGCGAATATCCCGGTGTGCGCGATGCCGCTGTGTTTTTCGATGAGGCTCATGGTCTGGTGGCATTGTTGTGTGTTGAGTCGGCACCGGATCGCGATGAGCTGGCCAGTTGGTCAGCCCGGCGCTTTTCCGATATCGAGCGACCGAGCCGCCTGTGGTTGTTGACCAAGGACGATCCATTGCTCGAACAACTCTATACCGTCACCGGCCGTCCCAAACGCGCCGATATCGCTACTGTTTTCGCCAATCTGCAAGGGAATGCATCTGATGAACACACCTGCCTATCACTGTGA
- a CDS encoding TauD/TfdA family dioxygenase, translating to MNTPAYHCENPDVSIIEPRHFASLGKAELYDLLGHYGVVVLRNCIHNAEDFSAYVKQNSSRLSLDPARVMVGGAAQLVDAGRQAIGLHCENGNSPFWPDITWFYCQEAPRTGSQTTLCDGEKVLAKLSPACRTFFENNPIRYSRTVAGDKWRRLVCHYSPALSDPAAVGIEDLMQIIGDDPQTQISFNAFDDSIHYAFSTPAILVSEFSQRPAFANSILGPSFNYEVPVIDTSSGQPIPGEFLHEIAEVSAQYTYPVGWRDHDMVMIDNRRVMHGREAIVDERRRIFNALSYR from the coding sequence ATGAACACACCTGCCTATCACTGTGAAAACCCCGACGTATCCATTATTGAACCGCGCCATTTCGCAAGCCTGGGCAAGGCCGAGCTGTACGACTTGCTGGGGCATTACGGTGTCGTCGTGTTACGTAACTGCATCCACAATGCCGAGGATTTCAGCGCCTATGTGAAGCAGAACAGCTCGCGGCTGAGCCTCGACCCGGCTCGGGTCATGGTCGGTGGAGCCGCGCAGCTGGTGGATGCGGGCCGCCAGGCGATCGGTCTGCATTGCGAGAATGGTAACTCGCCGTTCTGGCCGGACATCACCTGGTTCTATTGCCAGGAAGCACCGCGCACAGGCTCGCAAACCACCTTGTGCGACGGTGAGAAAGTACTGGCGAAGCTGTCACCCGCCTGCCGTACATTTTTCGAGAACAACCCGATTCGCTACAGCCGCACCGTTGCCGGCGACAAATGGCGCCGGCTGGTTTGCCACTATTCGCCTGCGCTCTCGGACCCGGCGGCGGTCGGGATCGAAGATCTGATGCAGATCATCGGCGACGATCCGCAGACACAGATCTCCTTCAATGCGTTTGATGATTCGATTCATTACGCCTTCAGTACCCCGGCGATTCTGGTCTCCGAATTCAGCCAGCGCCCAGCGTTTGCCAACAGCATTCTCGGGCCGTCCTTCAACTATGAAGTGCCGGTGATCGATACGTCGTCCGGGCAGCCCATTCCCGGCGAGTTCCTGCACGAAATCGCCGAGGTTTCCGCGCAATACACCTACCCCGTCGGCTGGCGTGACCATGACATGGTGATGATCGACAACCGTCGGGTCATGCATGGTCGTGAGGCCATCGTTGACGAGCGCCGCCGTATCTTCAATGCCCTGAGCTACCGCTGA
- a CDS encoding aminotransferase class III-fold pyridoxal phosphate-dependent enzyme, which yields MKTHNKQIISGQYETYIDGDGRQIIDLAGGFGFQVPAVIEAVSLQAQSMGLSNRVLMSDPLIALCRRLAELLPQPLVSSYVCSSGDEAFEGALKLCKGLKPKGKTIVVVQGGDYGSLSYGRCLSTPQGYLEMQRFLGFELVAIRHVRDLDKVNWNDCFAVCHTSTVIDGDGRLRLIEQVLLDHLYVAAANASVPVIAVDVQSCLGSLGTLFGFQRYRNTPDIVVLGGPLGGSAIPIGTYTCSEQMAYQVYGRSSPAKHGSTTAGNPMACVAAMAALDYVQAHDLPRQCLSNGQILAQALASFGAVACGAWVSLPLPDDLKPAELCEELYQRGVYVSAPRGRELILRCPITARAEHIQRASRIIKEILSHVFNPIA from the coding sequence ATGAAGACCCATAACAAACAGATCATTTCTGGTCAGTACGAGACGTATATCGACGGTGACGGTCGCCAGATAATCGATCTGGCCGGCGGGTTTGGCTTTCAGGTGCCAGCGGTGATCGAGGCGGTCAGCCTTCAGGCGCAAAGCATGGGGCTGTCCAATCGGGTGCTGATGTCCGACCCACTGATCGCTTTGTGCCGTCGCTTGGCCGAGTTGCTACCGCAGCCGCTGGTCAGCTCTTATGTGTGCAGCTCCGGCGATGAAGCATTCGAAGGCGCCTTGAAGCTGTGCAAAGGCCTCAAGCCCAAGGGTAAAACCATTGTCGTTGTCCAGGGCGGCGACTATGGCTCGCTGAGTTATGGACGTTGCCTCAGCACGCCGCAAGGCTATCTGGAAATGCAGCGTTTCCTGGGCTTCGAGCTCGTGGCGATCAGGCATGTCCGCGACCTGGATAAAGTGAACTGGAACGATTGCTTCGCGGTTTGCCACACCAGCACCGTGATTGATGGAGACGGTCGCTTGCGCCTGATAGAGCAGGTGCTACTCGATCACTTGTATGTCGCGGCGGCCAATGCGTCGGTGCCGGTCATCGCGGTTGATGTGCAAAGTTGTCTGGGGAGCCTGGGCACGCTGTTTGGTTTCCAGCGTTATCGCAATACCCCGGACATTGTGGTGTTGGGCGGCCCACTGGGCGGCAGCGCGATTCCTATCGGCACCTATACCTGCAGCGAACAGATGGCGTATCAGGTCTATGGACGCAGCAGCCCGGCGAAACATGGCAGTACCACCGCCGGCAACCCGATGGCTTGTGTGGCCGCCATGGCGGCACTGGATTATGTGCAGGCACATGACCTCCCCAGGCAGTGCCTCAGTAATGGCCAGATTCTGGCGCAAGCGCTCGCCTCATTCGGCGCTGTCGCCTGCGGTGCCTGGGTCAGCCTGCCGCTGCCAGACGACCTTAAACCCGCCGAATTGTGCGAGGAGCTTTATCAGCGTGGCGTCTATGTCAGTGCACCCCGTGGCCGCGAGTTGATTCTGCGTTGCCCGATCACCGCACGAGCCGAACACATCCAGCGCGCATCCCGGATCATCAAGGAGATTTTGAGCCATGTCTTTAACCCTATCGCATGA
- a CDS encoding aspartate aminotransferase family protein, whose amino-acid sequence MSLTLSHEQLLDDCQRHWSASAAKLYRLGKTSVEKEADGIYVTDHAGKRFIDCACSYGVFIVGHRNAMVREQVQTQLNQMAWVPEGRVHPLQGALSERLRSLVPGDWGDVQFMVSGAEAIEQSMRYVLKVQQHRRGIVIMSDSYHGKTMAAMSILGQKQHHRSYGTAASEVTYVPYGDFAALQRAVGEGVRAVYVEPILGGAHLQVPPVGYMANIRALCDATDTLLVADEIQTGFGRCGKWFAVQYDDIVPDIMILSKGLTGGYTSFACAMYSQRLTTQYPLSEIEPDQRTNGGHPVACASALAAIDYIEQHNLVEQSRINGGLLRHGLQRLAQRYPQIVEDVPGVGLMTGLRLRGSVYEALMSMELGKRGVHAGHSMNEKAAHPVLRFYPPLNITPEALRHVLTMTEEALEAIARRPKLAVKAFSLVVRNMYHIPNKLLRSKGKP is encoded by the coding sequence ATGTCTTTAACCCTATCGCATGAACAACTGCTGGATGATTGCCAGCGGCATTGGAGTGCCTCGGCGGCCAAGCTCTATCGCTTGGGTAAAACCAGCGTCGAAAAGGAAGCCGATGGCATCTATGTCACCGACCATGCCGGCAAGCGCTTTATCGACTGTGCATGCAGCTATGGGGTGTTTATCGTCGGTCATCGCAATGCGATGGTGCGTGAGCAGGTACAGACCCAGTTGAACCAGATGGCCTGGGTTCCGGAAGGTCGGGTGCATCCGCTGCAAGGCGCATTGTCCGAGCGTCTTCGGAGTCTGGTGCCGGGTGATTGGGGGGACGTGCAATTCATGGTCTCGGGTGCCGAAGCCATCGAACAGAGCATGCGTTATGTGCTCAAGGTGCAGCAGCACCGGCGCGGAATCGTGATAATGAGCGATTCCTATCACGGCAAGACGATGGCGGCGATGAGCATTCTCGGGCAAAAACAGCACCATCGCAGCTATGGCACCGCGGCCTCGGAAGTGACTTATGTGCCGTACGGTGATTTCGCTGCCTTGCAGAGAGCGGTTGGCGAAGGTGTGCGTGCGGTGTATGTCGAGCCGATTCTGGGGGGCGCCCACTTACAGGTTCCGCCCGTGGGTTACATGGCGAATATCCGCGCCCTGTGCGATGCCACTGACACCTTGCTGGTGGCCGACGAAATCCAGACCGGTTTCGGCCGCTGTGGCAAGTGGTTCGCCGTGCAGTATGACGACATCGTGCCGGACATCATGATCCTCTCCAAAGGCCTGACAGGCGGCTACACCTCGTTTGCCTGCGCGATGTACAGCCAGCGACTGACCACGCAATACCCGCTGAGCGAGATCGAGCCTGACCAGCGGACCAATGGCGGGCATCCGGTGGCGTGCGCCTCGGCGCTGGCCGCTATCGATTACATCGAGCAGCACAACCTGGTCGAGCAATCACGGATCAATGGCGGTTTGCTGCGCCATGGCCTGCAACGGCTGGCTCAGCGTTATCCGCAGATTGTCGAGGATGTGCCCGGTGTGGGCTTGATGACCGGCTTGCGTTTGCGCGGTTCGGTCTACGAAGCACTGATGAGCATGGAGTTGGGCAAGCGTGGCGTGCATGCCGGGCATTCCATGAATGAAAAAGCCGCGCACCCGGTTCTGCGGTTTTACCCGCCGCTGAACATCACGCCCGAAGCGCTTCGGCATGTCCTGACGATGACCGAGGAAGCCCTTGAGGCGATCGCCCGGCGTCCGAAGTTGGCGGTCAAGGCGTTTTCTCTGGTGGTCAGAAACATGTACCACATCCCCAACAAGCTACTGCGCAGCAAAGGAAAGCCCTGA
- a CDS encoding amidase, whose translation MFNPDTLTLREMAGLLRRGVLTSVDLLEFYLQRIAERNRQINALIQLESVDELRRQAREADEMARTGKIRGLLHGIPMTIKDVCHVRGFRMSRGLKELLGEASQEDATVVARLRQAGAIILGITNVPELCMAFDTNNLLYGRTLNPYDGQRSAGGSSGGEAAAIAAGCSPAGLASDACGSVRIPAHFNGICGMKLTQGRVPLTGQFPSDRSGLFHLTSAFGVMGRYVDDLALLGQLISGADGHDPDTVDVPFAESKPLAQLRVALSWESTRTQVSPAVQQVLQRVESCLSSVVAQVTPTAPQMLDEACDVLWRVFITGADAGRGWKRLFQSMDKQTYAPATAALIRLSEEVELSVDELKRDWILIDTFRYHLAKFFNQHDLFICPVFPDVAFAHGESLQDRDRYAFVFPFSLSGSPAVVIRAGHDPVSGMPIGIQIVGPHWQEERLLAVASFLERELERWSPVAPLDAVTL comes from the coding sequence ATGTTCAATCCCGACACGTTGACCCTGCGCGAAATGGCCGGGTTGCTGCGCCGTGGTGTGCTGACCAGTGTCGACTTGCTGGAGTTCTACCTGCAGCGTATTGCCGAGCGCAATCGGCAGATCAATGCCCTGATTCAACTGGAGTCTGTCGACGAACTGCGTCGACAGGCCCGGGAGGCCGATGAGATGGCCCGCACCGGAAAGATTCGCGGCCTCTTACACGGGATCCCCATGACCATCAAGGACGTCTGCCATGTGCGCGGCTTCCGGATGTCGCGAGGCCTGAAGGAATTGCTGGGCGAGGCCAGTCAGGAGGATGCCACGGTCGTCGCAAGGCTTCGGCAGGCGGGTGCGATCATCCTCGGGATCACCAATGTTCCCGAGTTGTGCATGGCGTTTGATACCAACAACCTGTTGTATGGCCGCACGCTCAATCCCTATGACGGGCAGCGCTCCGCTGGCGGTAGCAGTGGCGGTGAAGCGGCGGCCATCGCGGCCGGTTGCTCGCCGGCCGGGCTGGCCTCGGATGCTTGCGGCAGCGTGCGCATTCCTGCGCATTTCAATGGTATCTGCGGCATGAAGCTGACCCAGGGGCGTGTGCCGTTGACCGGCCAGTTTCCCAGTGATCGCTCCGGGTTGTTTCATCTGACGTCGGCGTTTGGCGTGATGGGGCGTTATGTCGACGATCTGGCGTTACTCGGGCAACTGATCAGCGGCGCTGACGGCCACGATCCAGACACCGTCGATGTGCCTTTCGCCGAGAGTAAGCCCTTGGCCCAATTGCGTGTCGCACTGTCTTGGGAATCCACCAGAACCCAAGTGAGCCCGGCGGTGCAGCAGGTTCTGCAACGGGTCGAGAGTTGCCTGAGCAGTGTGGTGGCGCAGGTTACACCGACGGCTCCGCAGATGCTCGACGAGGCTTGCGATGTGCTATGGCGGGTTTTCATCACGGGCGCGGATGCCGGGCGTGGCTGGAAGCGTCTGTTCCAGTCCATGGACAAACAGACCTATGCGCCCGCCACCGCAGCGTTGATTCGCTTGAGCGAAGAGGTCGAATTGAGCGTGGATGAATTGAAGCGCGACTGGATTCTGATTGATACGTTTCGCTATCACCTGGCGAAGTTCTTCAATCAGCATGACCTGTTCATTTGTCCGGTATTCCCGGACGTGGCATTTGCTCATGGCGAGTCTTTGCAGGATCGTGATCGCTATGCCTTTGTGTTTCCGTTCAGCCTCTCCGGTTCACCGGCGGTGGTCATTCGCGCGGGGCATGATCCAGTCAGCGGGATGCCGATCGGCATCCAGATAGTCGGCCCGCACTGGCAGGAAGAGCGGCTGCTGGCCGTGGCCAGTTTCCTTGAGCGCGAACTGGAGCGCTGGAGTCCGGTGGCCCCATTGGACGCAGTCACTCTCTGA